From the genome of Photobacterium sp. TLY01:
CGAGCCAGTATTAGAAATTTCACAGATGATGCGAAGTAATCGGTTCAGTATGAATCTCCATTCTTTGTTAGTGCTATTCGCCGCATTGTTCTGTGAAGGACTCTCTGTTTATCATTTTATGGACTTAAAAGCATGGCGTGAATTGTTTATTGTAATTGTATCCACTCAGGGACAACTCTCCGTTTTTCCCTTCTTATAGACTAAAAGGCAAAACAATATGAATAATTTCAATCGCTTTCAAGGCAAGGTCGCTTTCATTCAGGGGGGTAGCAGAGGCATTGGCGCTGCAATTGTTGAGAGGTTGGCATTAGAAGGAGCATCGGTTGCTTTCACTTATGTTTCGTCTGACAGCAAAGCAAAAGCACTTGCCGATCATCTGATATCGAAAGGTGGAAAGGTTATCGCAATTAAAGCCGATAGCACTAAACCCGAAGACGTCAGAAACGCAATCGAACAAACTATCCATCAGTTTGATCAGCTGGATATCCTCATAAACAATTCCGGCGTTTTGGTCTGGGACAATATCGAAAACTTAACCATGGATGATTGGGAGAAGACGGTGAATACTAATGTAAGAAGTATATTTGTTGCCAGCCAGGAAGCCGCTAAGTTGATGAATAAAAATGGTAGAATTATCAATATCAGCAGCACAAATGCTCAGCGAATTCCATTTGTTGGGGGAGCTCTATATGGTATGAGTAAAGCGGCTCTCACCGGTTTAGTGAAAGCACTTTCTCGAGACTTAGGCCACAGAGGAATTACGGTAAATAATATTCTGCCAGGTCCTGTAGATACAGACTTGAATCCGGATAATGGTGATACGTCTGAATCGATGAAAGCGATCGTAGCTTTGGGACGTTATGGACAAGCAGTAGAAATTGCACACTTGGTTGCATTTATTGCCAGTGACGAAGCAAGCTATATTACGGGTGCAGACTTAATGATAGATGGTGGCTTTTCTGCTTAATCACGTTATTTTCCAAAACTCGGAATGCTGAGAACTCCCAGGGAAAAATTCAGGACGAATTTTCAGGTTGTCGGCGTCGGGAGCGCCTACAACCGGCCCGGATAACACCAAAGAATTAGGTTACGCTTTGTGTCGGCAAAGCGTAATTGGCGCATATAGCACGATGTTGAAACAGGTGCCGGACTCAAGCGCGACATACCAATAACGTTTTTGAAATTGCACTCGCGAACAACGTTATCAAATCACACCAAACCGAAAGGGCAATCACTCCTACATCCCGTAATAGGTCGACAGATACACAAGGATGGCTTCGCGATCGTCAGGCGCCAGCTCATCCATCCCTTGTTCCTCAACCATCCATGTTAATAACTCATCCCACCTTTCTTTGCTGAGTCCTTGTTGCGTAACGAGGTGAAGAGAGTGGCAGGCGGAACAGGCGGACGCCACCAGCGCCATGTTTTCTCCCGGTGCCAGAATACCTTCACCGGGCGATTTTACCGGATCGCCAGCCGACTCAGTGATCCAATCCGGCGGCGTCGGGTTTTTAGTTGCCAGCCAGGCAATGATGGCAGCACGTGCCCCCGGGTCTTTTACGCCGGGAAAAACCATCTTGGTGCCGGGTGCAAACTCAGAAGGGGAGGCCAAAAACGCATCAAGTTTTGCGGCATCCCACTGTCCCTGATGCTGCTTGAGCGCCTCGCTGTATTGGAAGCCTTCAGCACTGGCGATATTGCGTTCGGCTAAACCCCAGAGTGGCGGCCCGATGGCCGTCACTCCGTTCGGTTCGACCTGATGGCAGGCTTTGCAGACCAAGGCTTGTTGTTCGCCTGCGGCAATCAGGGTTTCATCGGCAGAAAGCGGCAGGCTGCTAAACAGAAGCAGAGAAAATGAGAGCGGGATAACCCGCTCGATGAAGCTTGCCCGATTCATGTGGTTATCCGTTCACGACCAAAGCAACCCGGTGGAAGGTGTTGTTCAGGTAACCTTTGGGATTCCACGCAATGGCAAAAGGTTGGCTGATGCCTTGATCGTCTGTGGCTTTGGCCCAGATTTCATAGTAGCCGTGCTGCGGAAATTTCACCTTGGTGGTGAAGGTTTGCCAAGCGCCTTCATTGGCCGGGGCGGCAAGATCAGCATCCTTCCAGGTTGCGCCAAAGTCGATGGAAACCTGTACTTTCTCTATCTTGCGATCGCCTGACCATGCATGTCCCCGGACTGATACTTCACTGCCAGACACTGTGGTGTTGGTTTGTGGCGAAGTAATCAGAGATTTCACCGGCATTCGTTCAATGATCTCAAAATCTTTTTCGTCCACTTTTTCACCCGGTGCAACAGGGCGGTTGGGCACACGGTACGAGGTGCCTGTCATTTTAGGGCCATCGTGGATTTGCTCTCTGATCTGAATCCGTGTCAGCCATTTTTGCGAGCAGGAACCGGGCCAGCCGGGGACAACCAGCCGTAATGGGGCGCCATTCATCGGATGCAGTGCTTCGCCGTTTTGTGCAAAAGCAATCAGGTTTTCGCTGCCCATTGCTTTGGCGATGGGGACGCCCCTGGAAATGGGGATTTTTCCTTCTTTGCCGGACAGATCTTTATCTGCGCCGTAATGCGCGGTGTAAACGGCATTGTCTTTCACCCCTGCGGCCCTCAATACATCAGCGAGTCGCACCCCTGTCCAGGCTGAACAACCCACGGCGCCGTATGTCCATTGATTCCCTGTGGCTTTGGGTTCGAAGAATGCGCGGCCATTCCCGCCGCATTCAAGCACGAGTTGCTGCTCTATAACCTCAAAATTTTTCTTCAGATCAGCAATGGTGAGCGTCATCGGATTGTCGACCAGACCATCAATCGTTAATTTCCAGGCGTCCGGGTTCACATCCGTCGGCGGGATACCATTGTTGCGGATAAAATGCCGCGCGGTGGGAGTGATGTCGTCATTGAGCAGGTGAGGCGGGGTTTCTGCGTTCATCGGCCTGTCGTTCAGAACCGTTAAGCCATCTTTTCCTTCAATCACCACATCATCTAAGCCTTCTGCGAAAGCGGCGGGGATCAAGCCGGCGGGCATGTTCCGATGAAAAGGAATCGCACCGCCAAGCACTGCTGCCATGGTCGCTAAGCCTGCGCCTTTCAAAAATCCGCGTCTGTCCGGAAAGCTGACCCGGCCAAAAACCTTGTTGTCTGCTGAATCCGGATTTTTCTCGTAGCACTCGAAGATACCTCGAGATGGATTTTTCTTGTCTTTAGCCATGATTCGCACCTTAATCGAGTCAATTGTCGGGTGCCTCGGGTTCACAATACGCTCTGATTACCGACACATGCCGGCCGGAATGGTGGCAGAGGCACTTTCAGGGCGGAGATTCGAGCACTGAATCGCACATTGCGTGCTCATTGTGCTCATCGGTTGCAGCTATGTTGTTGAGTGTAGTTTGCAACGATACTTCTCTCAAACCCGCTTTCTTTGTGTGGAAAATGGTCCCCGGACTTGATTCAAAGCAAAGCCAGGATGGGCGAATAGAGCTGGGGCCACGCATTAAAAGCAACTATATTTTGAGGGATAGTTCACTTGTCCTCTTATCGGTTCAAAAATCATTTCGGGATGTGATTCTTCTAACTCGTTATTTTTTAAGGATGATCCAATTTCAGAATATGAGGAGAACCCTGATGAGTAAGCAATATGTTCGACTGGATAAAGACAATGCTGCCGTGCTCTTGGTTGATCACCAAACCGGGCTTTTATCTCTGGTCAGGGATATTGATCCGGACAAATTTAAAAACAATGTGCTGGCATTGGCCGATATGGCACTGTATTTCAAGTTGCCCACCATATTGACCACCAGCTTTGAGCAAGGGCCAAACGGCCCCCTGGTGCCTGAGTTGAAAGAGATGTTTCCTGATGCGCCCTACATTGCCAGACCCGGACAAATCAATGCCTGGGACAATGCTGACTTTGTTCAGGCCATTGAATCAACCGGTAAAAAGCAACTCATTGTTGCCGGTGTGGTGACGGAAGTCTGTGTTGCATTTCCGGTATTATCAGCAATAGAAGCGGGCTATGAGGTGTTTGTGATTGCCGATGCTTCCGGTACCTTTAATGCCATGACCCGTGATGCAGCCTGGGACAGAATGTCAGCTGCAGGTGCGCAGATGATGACCTGGTTTGGCGCGGCTTGCGAGTTACACCGGGACTGGCGAAATGATATCGAAGGCTTGGGGACACTCTTTTCAAACCATATCCCTGATTACCGAAATTTGATGAACAGTTATTTTACGCTTCAAGAGCAAAAATAAAGCAAGACAGTGATAGCGTGCTGAAAGGCGGCTATCACTGTGCCCGCTAATTTGGGGGGAGCAGCCATTGTTCAAAACCCGATAAACCGCTCAGGTTAGATGATTCGCTATGTGTCCTGTATGACGCTATCTGAAATGACTCTGAAAGAGGAGTGCGCAACATACAAATCAAAGTAAAAATTTCATTAATAATCTATTGATTCTCATTTATGTGATTTTTTTCGTAGAGATAGCTTTTCATTAATTTTTCGTATCTTTCCCGTCCCTTATGGTTAATACCTTTGATGATGAGAGATCGACAGGTATCAGGATCATAGGCGATCTCAGCGATTGAAATATATTCTCCGGGTTTTGCCCGATAGGTGCTTAAAAACTCACAGTACCCATCTGAATTGATTTTTCCTTGTCGTATGTAACGAGACTCTTCCTCAAAACTTTCTGGATAATTGTAATTTACAACGTTAGGCCCTTCTAATTTCACTTCATCCTCATGTTTCGAATAAGCTAAAAATGGCAAGCAAAAACAAATACAGAAGACCCATAAAGCATTAAAATTGATTAAATTTTTCATTCGAGGCCTCTGTGAGATATTAATGATTTGGTGTCATTCAATGTATCTGTTGAACGACACCTCTGCCCGGATCTTAGACCAAACAGATCAGAATGCTTTGCTCAAGACCTGAATGCTGTCCCACCAGTTGAAAGCTATTCACCGTTTCTCTTCACAGTGCTTGCCTGCAAGATGATGATGCGTTATTCATATGCTTCTTCATCTATTTGGTCGTTGGAAGGACTCAGTATGGCACTTTCTCTATGGTTCACCTTTTTTGTCGCCTGTATTGTATTTAGTGTCGCACCCGGCGCAGGGACTGTGGCTTCGATCAGTAACTCTCTGAATGTTGGTTTTAAAACTGCAGTGAAAGGGATTGTGGGTTTACAGTTGGCGCTGATTTCTCACTTGCTGATCGTGTCATTTGGGCTCGGGGCGTTACTGGCATCTTCTGCGACGGCGTTTACTGCGATTAAATACCTGGGTGCGGCATATTTGATTTATGTGGGTGTCAGCAAAATCTTAGCTGCCAAGAAATCGAAAATCGGGACTGATGCGGGGGATGTGAATCCCAAAGCGTTGATTCGGCAATGTTATATCGTCAATATCATGAACCCGAAGTCGATCATTTTTCTGGCAGCTTTCTTACCTCAGTTCATTGATCCACAACAGGCAATGATTGGGCAGTATCTGATCCTGGGAACGACTGTAGTTCTTGTCGATACTTGCGTGATGTTGGGTTACACCATCATGGCCAGTGTCGCAAAGCCTTACCTGACCAGCCCATCAACCATGAAAGCGATGAATCGGGTTTTTGGCTCTTTGTTTGTTTCAATGGGTGTTTTATTAGCACGCGCTGAGCAGTAGTTATTGATTTATCAACAAATAGTCAAGCCTATTCACACCTTTTTCTGATACGAAAACTGGCAAATCCCGGTCTCTCTGCAAATACTCATGAAAGCAGTATTGCAGAGAGATTCTGCGTGCGTTTCACGACAAGAGGTTTTGCCATGGCAAATCTGATTTATTATTTAAACATGACCTTGAACGGCCACTACTATCATGAAGATGCTGATGTGGATCAGGAGCATCATGAATACGCCCTTGAATTACTGCATGGTTCTGAAGCATTAATTCTTGGGCGTCACACGTATGATCTTTTTGCGGCTTTCTGGCCTGAAGCAGCAACGAGGAAAGATTTACCCAAATTTATGCAGTATCTGGCGATGGAATTACAGTCTATTCCCAAGCGTGTGGTGACAACGCGGCCACTTGAGCTTCCCTGGCAAAATACCGAGGCCCTGAAAGGGCCGGACACTGAAAATACCCGGCAATTCTTGTCTGGAATACATGGTAATGTTGTCCTGTTTGGCAGTCCTGCTTTGGCTGCCTCACTGGCCGATGCAAATTTGATCAATGAATATCAGTTTTTACTGGAGCCTTTTATCAGCACTCAGGGAAAGCAAGCATTTGACGATGCCAACGTATGGCAGAGATTAATGTTGCTGGATGCCAGAAGACTGAATCGGGATGTCATGCTGCTGAGGTACGCACCGGGACCATAAACCAGTTGGTTTGGGATTGTTTTCACTGGCATTCTCAGGCAGTGTTATGGATTCTCAGGTGTTTATATTCTAGGGTCAACCGTGGTACGCAGTCATCAATTTACCCTTGCCGGGTGCGGCGCAATTTGTCTTTTCAGCAGTGTGGTTGCCTTGATTCGGAATGTGACCGAGCAGCTTGGCCCTGTGGGTGGTGCTGCCATGATTTACAGCGTCAGTGCTTTCATTCTGATGCTGACGGTTGGCTTGCCGAAACTGTCTTCTTTTTCCCGCAAATACCTTTTGATTGGCGGCCTGCTGTTTGTCAGCTATGAAATGTGTCTGGCGTTGTCGCTGGGGATGGCCAATGATCGGTTGCAAGCGGTTGAAATGGGGTTGATCAACTACCTCTGGCCCTGTCTGACGGTCCTGATTGCCGTGCTCTTCTCACGCCGGTCAGTCAGTTGGCTGCTTTACCCGAGTCTATTGTTGTCTTTTTTCGGCGTTGCTTGGACGGTGGCCGGTGATAGCGGATTGTCATGGTCCGGGATTCTTGAAAATGTGCAGAGTAACCCGCTCAGCTACACACTGGCGCTGAGCGGGGCGTTGATCTGGGCTGTTTACTGCAACGTCACCCGGGTGATGGCGGATGGGATAAATGCCATTACCTGGTTCTTCTCTGCCACTGCCGTCGCGCTCTGGTTGAAATACCTGTTTGTGAATGAACCTCCGATGGCGTTTGATCTTCCGGTGATCCGGGATCTGCTGCTGGCTGGTCTTGCCATGGGCGGCGGTTATGCACTGTGGAATCTCGGTATTCTGCGCGGCAATATGGTGTTGTTAGCCACGCTCTCTTACTTTGTTCCTGTGTTTTCAACCTTTTTATCTGCGCAGCTGTTGGGGCTGACGTTAACCGCGACTTTCTGGCAGGGGGTGGTGATGGTGACGATTGCCTCTGTGCTTTGCTGGTGGATCACTCGCGAAAAAACGGAGTCGGTTCCGGTACAGGAAGAGCAAGTCTGATCCCCTGAAACCCGCAGTGTTGCGGGTTTTTTATACGCCTGTGCTTGCCTTCAAATCACCAGCCTTTATTTCCATTGAAGACGATCACGATTCTTTCAATGGCATATCAAATGCATTGAATATCAAAGTAAGATGCATGCGAATCATCTCAAAGAGTGAACTGGCTCAGGTGATTTGGAATGACTGCAAATTCATTGTTGAGAGAAAGGAATATTGATGTATCAAGTTATTGAGCAAGTGGTTGGCCCTGATGATTTTTTACGTTTACGCGACATCTCAGGATTATCCCCCCGTTCTTATGAAGCGGCCGTGAAAGGCTTGCCAAACAGCCTTTATGGTATCCATATTCTTTATGACGGTATCCCTGTTGCCATGGGGAGAGTGGTGGGTGATGGCGCGATTAATTTTGACATTGTGGATGTCGCTGTTGATCCCGACCATCAGGGAAAAGGGCTCGGTCGTCAAATCATGGCACATATCATGACCTATCTCGACAAGGCTGCTTTTCCCCGCTCTTATGTATCGCTGATGGCTGACGTGCCAGAGCTGTATGAAAAGTTTGGCTTTCAACTGTCCCGGCCAAATTCGGAAGGGATGTACTGGGTGAAAAAGTAACCGCCAATATTCGTGACGTTTCGCGAACCTGACATACCGCGAAGGAGAGGTGAAGATGATTTCTTGCCAGGAATATGACTATATCGAAATTGCCTGCTTGTATCAGCTGCCGGTCAGGCTGACCCTGAAAAATGGCCAACTCGTGGAAGGACATGCGAAAGATACCGTCCGAAACAGTGACAGACAGGAGTGCCTGTCATTACAAACCAGCCTTGGGTTGCAAATTGTTGTGCTGGATGAACTGGCAAGCATGGAAGCAACACAGCCCAATGCGTATTTCGATGTGGTTGAATTTTAATGTCGTTATAACTGATTGAAAAACAGAGGTTGTCGGCTTAGTGTCGGGTCCATGTCGTGGCCTGTCGGGTGTCAGGTTCAGTAGGATTGGAAGTGAAACAGCAAAAGGGAATTGAATGATGATCATTCGGAAACTCAGGTTACAACGTGGCTGGTCTCAGGAACAATTGGCACAATTGAGTGGCATCAGTGTCCGGACCATTCAGCGAATTGAGCGCGGTGGGAATGCCAGCTTGGAGACCCTGAAGTCCTTTGCGGCTGTTTTCGACATCGATATCACTGAACTGAAACAGGAGCCAGGCATGGACAAGGAAAACGCTGTGAGCACGGAAGAAGAACGTGCGCTCGCTTATGTGCGCGATATCAAGGCATTTTATTCACATCTGATCACTTACTGTCTGGTGATCGGCTTATTGTTTGTCATCAACTTCGTCACAAATCCATCTTATATTTGGGCCTGGTGGCCAGCAATGGGGTGGGGGATCGGGGTCGCCATTCAGGCTGCAAGTACATATGAGTGGTTTAATTTTTTCAGCACGGACTGGGAGAAGAAACAGGTTGAGAAGCGTCTGGGCAGAAAGCTCTGAGGCGCGATGAACATTCACAATTGCAAGCCGGGAGTTCCCGGCTTGTTTTTTGCGGTCATTGGCTCTTTGGAATGAGGTGACAATGTTTCTCAGAAAAGCCATAGTTAACTGAAGAAGAGAAAGTCCACTTGAGGCGGAGGATGAGTCAGTCAATGAATGAACAGGATGCCAAAGAGAAACTGGAAAGCTCGTCTAAGAAAGTCACGGATAAAGACATTGAGCGAGTCCTGGAAAAAGAACAGGACATTGAAGAAAAAGTGCAGAAAAGTGGCTCGCTGCGTCAGTACTTCAATGTCGTGAAATCTATGTATGGACTGGTGAAGGCATACTGGAAAGGAGAGTATCGGGAGATCCCCTGGTTTACCATCGCTGCCATCGTCACGGCGCTGCTTTATGTGTTTAATCCGTTGGATGTTCTGCCGGATGTGATCCCCTTTCTGGGGCTGACGGATGATGCACTGATTCTGGCCGTCTGCCTCAAGCTCGTCCAACAGGATCTGGATGATTTTGAACTCTGGCGCGCCAGAGGTGGCTCGGCGGATACAGAACAGCCAGACGCAAAAACCGAATAATTTCTCTTTTATTTCAAAGCCTAAAGCTGCCTGTGAATACCAGGCGGCTTTTTTTTTGGCTCTGAAACAGCGATATTTACAAAGTTATACATTTTATTTTCTTGTACAACTTACAGTGCTTAGCTAACATTCTTGTACAAGATAATTTTTTGTACAGGTGTGAAATGAGTATCCCGGTAGGTATCAGTGCATGTGTACTTGGTGAGAAAGTGCGCTTCGACGGCGGCCACAAGCGAAACCGCTTTGTGACGGATGAACTGGCAAAGTTTGTCCAGTTCCGCCCGGTTTGTCCGGAAATGGCGATCGGTTTGCCTGTTCCACGCCCAACGATACGGCTGGTGCAGCAGGATAATGGTGAGCGTCTAGTCGACAGCAAAGGCGGTGAGCTTGATTTCACCGACAAGATGAAATCATTTGCTGATCAACACATCAGTGCCATCCAGTCATTGTGTGGATTTGTCGTATGCGCGAAATCACCCACCTGTGGCATGGAAAGGGTGAAGCTGTATATCCCGAATGGAAATACGGTGCCGGGCGGCACAGTGGGTGTGTTTACCAAACAACTGATGGCGGCGATGCCCTGGCTACCTGTTGAAGAGGACGGGCGGCTGCAAGATCCTGTGTTACGTGAAAATTTCGTCTTTCGTATTTATGCCTTGCACGATTTTTACCAAAACGTAGGCAACAGCCTGACGCTGGATGCATTTGTTAAATTTCACTCACGCTATAAGTTCGTCTTAATGGCGCACAGCCCGACAGCATACAGAGAGATGGGCCGCTTGGTGGCCGGTATCAAAGACTGGGATTTGGCGGAGTTTTTCGTTGAATACCGTCAGCAGTTCATGCATGCCCTGAGCAAACATGCTCGCCGGAGTAACAACACCAATGTGCTGATGCATTTGCAAGGTTATTTCAAACGTAACCTGACCCGCGAACAAAAGCAGGAGCTATTGGACCTGATTGAAAGCTACCGTTTGGGTCATCAACCCATTCTGGTTCCTCTGGCATTGATAAAACATTACTTAAAAGAATACCCGGATCCGTATCTGCAGTTACAGACGTTTCTGAATCCGTATCCGGAGGAGTTGAAATTACGTTATGGCCTCTGAAGTTAAGTTATTCGCTATTCGAGAAGTGTCTGAAATGACGGGGGTCAATCCTGTCACACTGCGTGCATGGCAACGCCGTTACGGGCTGATCAAGCCACAGCGCACAGACAAAGGACACCGTTTATACACACAGGATGACATTGAAAAGATCCGTTTAATTCTGTCCTGGCTGGAAAAAGGGGTCGCGATCAGCAAGGTCAGGCCTTTACTCGAAGGCAAGGTGAGTGATGACGCCAGTCAGGAAAATGACAGTGAGGGGATGACACAGATACTAAGCGCCTTAACAGATTGCCGGCGCGGAAAACTCGAACAGCAATTAAGTCAGTTGATGAAAGAATACCCGCTGCCCGTGTTTATCGAAAAAGTGGTTGCGCCTGTGGACTTACAGGTCAATGACACAGCCAACCCGCTGCGTGCGATTCAGCAGGCACTATGGCAATCCACTCTGATAGAGCTATGTGCCAGCCTGGTTGCTAAAACCCGCAAACGGAGTGGAAGAAAAGCCATGCTGCTGAGTTTTGAACCGGCACAGGACGGCATTACGCATCACATCTGGCTTGGCGCCTTGTCGCTGAGTAATGAGGGTTACAGTGTCACCTTGCTGGATAACTTGCCGTTTAACAGCAAGTTACACGGCCTTGAAGCGGCGGTCTCTCAGCAGGGGATTGAATCTGTGGTTGTGATTGGAGAAAGCAAGCTGCCCCTGGCGATTTTGAAGCAGCTTGCGCGTCTTGACAGCGAGCTTGAGTGTCCGGTCTCGCTCAGGGGCAGTATTGCCGCGATTCATGCTGACTGGATCAAGCAGCGTAAAGGAGCCGAAAGTCATGGCCGCAACGAATAACAGCAACCGATGCCTGGTGTGGTTTCGGGCAGATTTGAGAACGGTCGATAACACGGCCCTGATTCAGGCATGCCAAAACTATTCATCCGTGCTGGCAGTGTTCATTGTAACGCCGGAGCAATGGGCG
Proteins encoded in this window:
- a CDS encoding 3-oxoacyl-ACP reductase family protein, with protein sequence MNNFNRFQGKVAFIQGGSRGIGAAIVERLALEGASVAFTYVSSDSKAKALADHLISKGGKVIAIKADSTKPEDVRNAIEQTIHQFDQLDILINNSGVLVWDNIENLTMDDWEKTVNTNVRSIFVASQEAAKLMNKNGRIINISSTNAQRIPFVGGALYGMSKAALTGLVKALSRDLGHRGITVNNILPGPVDTDLNPDNGDTSESMKAIVALGRYGQAVEIAHLVAFIASDEASYITGADLMIDGGFSA
- the yddG gene encoding aromatic amino acid DMT transporter YddG, which translates into the protein MVRSHQFTLAGCGAICLFSSVVALIRNVTEQLGPVGGAAMIYSVSAFILMLTVGLPKLSSFSRKYLLIGGLLFVSYEMCLALSLGMANDRLQAVEMGLINYLWPCLTVLIAVLFSRRSVSWLLYPSLLLSFFGVAWTVAGDSGLSWSGILENVQSNPLSYTLALSGALIWAVYCNVTRVMADGINAITWFFSATAVALWLKYLFVNEPPMAFDLPVIRDLLLAGLAMGGGYALWNLGILRGNMVLLATLSYFVPVFSTFLSAQLLGLTLTATFWQGVVMVTIASVLCWWITREKTESVPVQEEQV
- a CDS encoding molybdopterin-dependent oxidoreductase is translated as MAKDKKNPSRGIFECYEKNPDSADNKVFGRVSFPDRRGFLKGAGLATMAAVLGGAIPFHRNMPAGLIPAAFAEGLDDVVIEGKDGLTVLNDRPMNAETPPHLLNDDITPTARHFIRNNGIPPTDVNPDAWKLTIDGLVDNPMTLTIADLKKNFEVIEQQLVLECGGNGRAFFEPKATGNQWTYGAVGCSAWTGVRLADVLRAAGVKDNAVYTAHYGADKDLSGKEGKIPISRGVPIAKAMGSENLIAFAQNGEALHPMNGAPLRLVVPGWPGSCSQKWLTRIQIREQIHDGPKMTGTSYRVPNRPVAPGEKVDEKDFEIIERMPVKSLITSPQTNTTVSGSEVSVRGHAWSGDRKIEKVQVSIDFGATWKDADLAAPANEGAWQTFTTKVKFPQHGYYEIWAKATDDQGISQPFAIAWNPKGYLNNTFHRVALVVNG
- the rhtB gene encoding homoserine/homoserine lactone efflux protein — encoded protein: MALSLWFTFFVACIVFSVAPGAGTVASISNSLNVGFKTAVKGIVGLQLALISHLLIVSFGLGALLASSATAFTAIKYLGAAYLIYVGVSKILAAKKSKIGTDAGDVNPKALIRQCYIVNIMNPKSIIFLAAFLPQFIDPQQAMIGQYLILGTTVVLVDTCVMLGYTIMASVAKPYLTSPSTMKAMNRVFGSLFVSMGVLLARAEQ
- a CDS encoding MerR family transcriptional regulator, giving the protein MASEVKLFAIREVSEMTGVNPVTLRAWQRRYGLIKPQRTDKGHRLYTQDDIEKIRLILSWLEKGVAISKVRPLLEGKVSDDASQENDSEGMTQILSALTDCRRGKLEQQLSQLMKEYPLPVFIEKVVAPVDLQVNDTANPLRAIQQALWQSTLIELCASLVAKTRKRSGRKAMLLSFEPAQDGITHHIWLGALSLSNEGYSVTLLDNLPFNSKLHGLEAAVSQQGIESVVVIGESKLPLAILKQLARLDSELECPVSLRGSIAAIHADWIKQRKGAESHGRNE
- a CDS encoding Rho-binding antiterminator, giving the protein MISCQEYDYIEIACLYQLPVRLTLKNGQLVEGHAKDTVRNSDRQECLSLQTSLGLQIVVLDELASMEATQPNAYFDVVEF
- a CDS encoding YkvA family protein, with amino-acid sequence MSQSMNEQDAKEKLESSSKKVTDKDIERVLEKEQDIEEKVQKSGSLRQYFNVVKSMYGLVKAYWKGEYREIPWFTIAAIVTALLYVFNPLDVLPDVIPFLGLTDDALILAVCLKLVQQDLDDFELWRARGGSADTEQPDAKTE
- a CDS encoding 2-thiouracil desulfurase family protein yields the protein MSIPVGISACVLGEKVRFDGGHKRNRFVTDELAKFVQFRPVCPEMAIGLPVPRPTIRLVQQDNGERLVDSKGGELDFTDKMKSFADQHISAIQSLCGFVVCAKSPTCGMERVKLYIPNGNTVPGGTVGVFTKQLMAAMPWLPVEEDGRLQDPVLRENFVFRIYALHDFYQNVGNSLTLDAFVKFHSRYKFVLMAHSPTAYREMGRLVAGIKDWDLAEFFVEYRQQFMHALSKHARRSNNTNVLMHLQGYFKRNLTREQKQELLDLIESYRLGHQPILVPLALIKHYLKEYPDPYLQLQTFLNPYPEELKLRYGL
- a CDS encoding GNAT family N-acetyltransferase — protein: MYQVIEQVVGPDDFLRLRDISGLSPRSYEAAVKGLPNSLYGIHILYDGIPVAMGRVVGDGAINFDIVDVAVDPDHQGKGLGRQIMAHIMTYLDKAAFPRSYVSLMADVPELYEKFGFQLSRPNSEGMYWVKK
- a CDS encoding 2TM domain-containing protein, which codes for MIIRKLRLQRGWSQEQLAQLSGISVRTIQRIERGGNASLETLKSFAAVFDIDITELKQEPGMDKENAVSTEEERALAYVRDIKAFYSHLITYCLVIGLLFVINFVTNPSYIWAWWPAMGWGIGVAIQAASTYEWFNFFSTDWEKKQVEKRLGRKL
- the ycaC gene encoding isochorismate family cysteine hydrolase YcaC codes for the protein MSKQYVRLDKDNAAVLLVDHQTGLLSLVRDIDPDKFKNNVLALADMALYFKLPTILTTSFEQGPNGPLVPELKEMFPDAPYIARPGQINAWDNADFVQAIESTGKKQLIVAGVVTEVCVAFPVLSAIEAGYEVFVIADASGTFNAMTRDAAWDRMSAAGAQMMTWFGAACELHRDWRNDIEGLGTLFSNHIPDYRNLMNSYFTLQEQK
- a CDS encoding c-type cytochrome; amino-acid sequence: MNRASFIERVIPLSFSLLLFSSLPLSADETLIAAGEQQALVCKACHQVEPNGVTAIGPPLWGLAERNIASAEGFQYSEALKQHQGQWDAAKLDAFLASPSEFAPGTKMVFPGVKDPGARAAIIAWLATKNPTPPDWITESAGDPVKSPGEGILAPGENMALVASACSACHSLHLVTQQGLSKERWDELLTWMVEEQGMDELAPDDREAILVYLSTYYGM
- a CDS encoding dihydrofolate reductase family protein; amino-acid sequence: MANLIYYLNMTLNGHYYHEDADVDQEHHEYALELLHGSEALILGRHTYDLFAAFWPEAATRKDLPKFMQYLAMELQSIPKRVVTTRPLELPWQNTEALKGPDTENTRQFLSGIHGNVVLFGSPALAASLADANLINEYQFLLEPFISTQGKQAFDDANVWQRLMLLDARRLNRDVMLLRYAPGP